TTTTAATTTCATTAATGTTACTCAACATTAACAAACTTATTTTATATATCGTAACGCTGGCTACGCTGCCACCAACGTAACATCAAGCGATCGGCGCTGTTCGCCGCGCTATTGGTAAAGCGATCCATCATGCGTTTACGACGGGTATAACGCACACCGATCACGTCATGATTTTCCATTTCAGCGATCAACAGATCGTCGCTGGTACCAACGGAGTCGACCAAGCCTTTATCTTTCGCTTGAATGCCATACCAGTGTTCACCGGTTGCGACGGAATCAATGTCCAATGACGGTCGCTGCTGGCTGACAAACTCTTTAAACAGCTCATGGGTTTCATTCAGCTCTTCGCGGAATTTCTCCCGGCCTTGCTCGGTGTTCTCGCCTAACAGCGTGAGAGTACGTTTGAACTCCCCGGCAGTATGCAACTCAACGTCGATATCGTTCTTCTTCAGCCAGCGGTTGAAGTTAGGGATCTGTGCGACAACGCCGATTGAGCCAATAATCGCAAAGGGTGCTGCGACGATTCGGTCTGCGACACAGGCCATCATATAGCCACCGCTGGCGGCGACTTTGTCTACCGCAACGGTTAATCGCACACCTGCCTGACGTAAACGCTGCAACTGTGAAGCGGCTAAACCATAGCCATGCACCACGCCGCCCGGACTTTCCAAGCGCAACAGAACTTCATCGCCCTGCTTAGCGGCAGCCAGCACAGCGCTGATTTCCTCACGAAGCGAACTCACTTCATGGGCATCCATACTACCTTTGAAGTCGAGAACATAAAGACACGGTTTTTCTTTCGCAGCAATCCCCTGTTTTACCTCGGTTTTACGCTGCTTTGCTTTCTCTTTATCCTGTTTTTTCTGCTGCTTATACCACGCTTTTAAGGCGCTATCATCCATGCGCGCTTCCTGCATACTGCGCTGCATATCACGATACTGTTCGCCTAAATCCGTTAACTGTAACTCTCCGCGGCTCGCTCCCTTTTTATGTCGCAGGCTGACAAACAACACAATCAGTGCCCCTATTGCGATCACAAAGGTCATCACCTTCGCCAAAAATAGGCCATACAAGGATAACCACTCCACATTCACCGCCTTGTTTAAGATTTTCTGATACTACTTATATTAGCGCTAATCCACTGTAGCGCGTCCGCCAGTATGTAACATACTGGCGGACGCGTCATTTTCAAGGGGCTTATTCGTAAACTCCCTGTAAATTCAGCACATAATGTCCGCTCTAGGAACAATACCATTGACCATTAGCCGTGCAATAGGTCAAGATCGGCGACTATGAGTTACAGCAAATAAACAATTTAGTCATAACTTGCCGATCCAGCCGAAAAGCCTTGATGCTACGCGGCGTGAGGAAATACAGCATGCACTATCAACCACAGCCTGAGCTTTTGCAAAACCGCATTATTCTTGTGACCGGAGCGGGAGACGGAATTGGCCGTGAAGCGGCCCTCACCTATGCTCGCCACGGCGCGCAGCTGATTTTACTCGGCAGAACGCTGAGTAAGCTTCAGACCGTGCAGGAACAAATACGCCAGCTTGGTTTGTCACCTGCGGCGATCGTCGAATTTGATCTGTTAACGGCAAAGCCAGCCGACTATCAACGACTCGGCGCAGAGTTAGCGTCAGCCTACCCTTATCTTGATGGCGTATTAAACAACGCGGGTTTGCTCGGCACTATTAACCCTTTAGCGGAGCAAGACTACCAAGAGTTTTGTGATGTGATGCAGGTCAACGTTAACGCCTCGCTATTGTTATCGCAGGCGCTGCTGCCTTTACTGCTGAAAGCGCCCGCAGCATCCCTGATTTTTACCAGTTCTAGCGTGGGCAAAACCGGTCGCGCGGGATGGGGCTCTTATGCTATTTCCAAATTTGCCACCGAAGGCATGATGCAGGTATTGGCCGACGAATATAAGAACTCTAATTTGCGGGTAAACTGCATTAATCCTGGCGGAACCCGCACCGGAATGCGAGCATCGGCATTCCCTGATGAAGATCCGCAGAAGCTAAAAACGCCTGCTGATATCATGCCGCTCTATCTTTATTTGATGGGTGACGACAGCCGCCGAAAAACAGGATTGAGTTTCGATGCCCAACCGGGGCGAAAAGCCGGCCCTGCGGAATAAACGTCACATCATTTTGGTGTCGCTATTTATGCCGTCGGATAACAATAAATAAATAAGTTAGGAGTAAGCATGTCTGAAGAACGCCACCAGCAGCGCCAACAACGTATCAAAGAAAAAGTCGATGCCCGTATTGCCGCCGCGCAAGAAACTCGCGGCATCGTGATGATTTTCACCGGCAATGGCAAAGGTAAAAGTACGGCAGCGTTTGGTACCGTGGCGCGCGCTGTTGGTCATGGGCATCGTGCGGGCGTGATTCAATTCATCAAAGGCACGTGGGAAAACGGCGAACGAAACCTGCTTGAGCCGCATGGCGTCGAATTTCAGGTAATGGCAACCGGTTTTACGTGGGAAACACAGAATAAAGAAACGGATACCGCCGCCGCACTTGCGGTTTGGGAGCACGGCAAACGCATGCTGAACGATGAAAGTTTAGATCTTGTGGTCATGGATGAGCTGACCTATATGGTGAGTTACGGCTATATCGAACTTGAAGAGGTGCTAGCCGCGTTGAAACAGCGTCCGGCGCATCAATCCGTGATTATTACCGGCAGAGGCTGTCATCGTGAACTGGAAGAGCTGGCGGATACCGTAAGCGAAGTTCGCCCGGTGAAACACGCGTTTGAAGCAGGTATTAAAGCGCAAAAAGGTATCGATTGGTGATAGTTAAATGCCGAGGCCACCATTGCAAGCCTCGGCGTTTTAATCAGGCAAGCACTTTCCCACTGTTGTTCAAACAGTGAATAACACTAAACCCATCGCGGTAATCGATCCGACTATGCGCTCCCTGTTCGATGCGAAAATGCCACATTGCGCGATCTTCCAGCTTGAGAAGCTGCGTGCAGATGATTGAGATAACGCCCTGATGTGCAACGATCAACACTCGCTGTCCGGCGTGCTTTTGCTGAATATCGGCTAATGCCAACCGCACTCTTGCAGAGAAATCTCGAAACCCCTCTCCACCCGGAGGAACGGTTCGTTGCCAATCGGCACACCAAGCGGCGTAGTGTTCAGCATCCTGTTGCTGCAATTCTTTGTGGTGACGGAGTTCCCACTCACCAAATGCCATCTCATCCAACCCGGTATGTTGCACAAATTCAGCATCTGCACCGAGTATTCTCTGAGCCGTTTGGTGAGTGCGTTGTAAGCCGCTGGTATAAACCACATCAAATGATATTTCGGTGAGCTGTGCCGCAACCGCATCAGCCTGCTGTTCGCCTAATGCCGTTAGCGGCAGATCGCTGCTGCCACAGTACACACCGTCTAGATTGGCCTGAGTCTGACCGTGGCGTACCAAATATAACTCCATCAGTGTTCCTTGGGTTCAGATTGCCTATGCGATAAGTATACGATTTATATCACAGCAAACAGGAAGATAAGGCCGAATAACTCATTGCCCGCGCCGATGGTGTCACCGGTTTGCCCACCAATACGTTTGTTGATGAAACCACGGTATAGCAGTGCGAACAGATAAGTGATAATCGCCGCCAGTCCGCCATGCCAACTAGCGAAGCCCAGCGTCATGAGCAGACCGATGATCAGCGCAATCACGTAATGCTGGCCGCCGATTTTCCCGATATACAGGTTTCCCATGCCATTTTCACGCGCATATTTTTGCTGGTACATCAGAACTGGCAGCAATGCACGGCTAAGCGCTGGAGCCGCTACCAGCAAGGTGTAAACGTTATGTCCGGTCTGCGTCAGCTGATAGATAATCGCCACCCGAGCCAAAATCACAAAAATCAGCGCCAGAGCACCGTTAGAACCAATCCGACTATCGCGCATGATCTCGAGAATACGCTCACGTGGGCGAGCCGAAAAAATCCCGTCACAGGTATCTGCCAAACCGTCTAAATGAAACGCGCCCGTGACCAGCGTGGTGGCCAATAAGGCGGCAACCGCCGCTAACAACGGACCGTAAACCGGCAATATCACGGCAAACGCCAACGCACTCAGCAAGCCAACGATCAGGCCAACAAACGGAAAATAGACCACGCCTTTAGCGTAATCATTCATATCGAGATTATCTGTCCAGCGGGCAGGCACGGGAATGCGGGTCATAAACTGCAATGTGGCGAGGAATAGTTTCATTGGTACGGGTCAGTCCATGTCGTCGGTAAGCAAGAGCATGAGAATTAACTCTCTGATTGCCTTCTATATTAATACCAGACGCTCATCTGGCGCTAGCGCCAGATCGCAGATATAAAAAAACCGCAGCGAATTAACGCTGCGGCTTTATATTTGCACACTAAAAACAAAGCGCAGTGATTAGCCGCGTTTGTTTCCTTTGCTGGTCGCTGCTTTATTCGCAGTTGCGCCACGTGTAGAAGATGTGCCTTTATTCGCTGAACCAGAACGGCGGTTTGGCGCTGCCGCAGCCGCACTGCCACCTTGACCATGACGTTTAACCGCACGGCGGATCTGATTCGCCTTCATACGGCGACGTTCGCGCTCAACCGGCAGCTTGCTAACGGTTTCCGCATTCAGCTCAACCAGTTCGCGCAGATAGTTGATGTCGTTCAGTGGGAGCTCTGCCCAGCCGCCGCGTGGCAGGCCTTTTGGCAAAGGCAGATCGCCATAACGAACGCGGATCAAGCGGCTCACCTGCACGCCAACGGCTTCCCATAAACGACGAACCTCACGGTTACGCCCTTCGGTTAAGGTCACGTTGTACCACTGGTTAATCCCTTCACCGCCTTGGAAACTGATGGTTTTGAATGATGCAGGACCATCTTCCAGTTGTACGCCACGGCTTAACTGACGAATTTTTTCATCATCAACCTGACCGAACACACGTACCGCATATTCGCGCTCAACTTCACGGCTTGGGTGCATCAAACGGTTTGCCAGTTCGCCATCGGTGGTGAACAACAGTAAACCAGACGTATTGATGTCCAAACGACCTACGGCGATCCAACGAGAACCACGCAGTTTTGGCAAGCGATCAAACACCGTTGGACGACCTTCAGGATCGCGACGGGTACATAGTTCGCCTTCCGGCTTGTAGTAAGCCAAAACGCGACAAACAGATTCGGTTGATTCGCGGATAGACACAACGCGTCCATCAACACGAATTTTCATAGCCGGGGTAACCTCAACACGGTCACCAAGCGTTGCTAATTTACCATCAACGCTGACACGGCCTTCTTTAATCATGGCTTCAATTTCACGGCGTGAACCATGACCAGCATTGGCAAGAACTTTCTGTAACTTTTCGCTCATTGAGCAACCTCTAATGTCGCCTTCACAGGCGTCGTGGGGTATTGTGGATGTATCTGAAATTCAAACAATTAATTGAATTTTAACGCGGCATTATACACGAAAACGTGAAAATGTCCGAGCGCTATACTTTTTTATCCGCGAGGAAAAGGGATAAAAGCGCCAATTTTCTCGGCGGTATAGCGATTCACGTCAACACCTTGCCGCCGAATTTCTTCGCGTAAACGGGCAGGAGGCTCATCCAAAGCCTCATCGGCTAACTCGAATACGCCCCAATGCATGCCAAAAGCGCGCTGACAGCCGAGTTCACGAAATAGGCGTACCGAATCAGCCGGATCCATATGCTGAGAATGCATAAACCAGCGCGGCTCATAGGCACCCAACGGCAGCGCGGCCAATGAAATGGGCCCTAATCGTTCGCCAATCTCTTTAAGCCGTGGCGCATAACCACTGTCGCCAGAGAAATAAAAGCTATCGGTTAAATGCGAGAGAACCCACCCGCCCCACAGGCTACGATTTCGATCCCAAGGCGTTCTCATACTCCAGTGTCGTGCAGGCACAAAATGGATCATCACATCGCCAACCGCACGCTGCTCCCACCAATCCAACTCGTGAATATATATGGCACCGCAGCGTATGAACCATCGTTTCAGCCCCAGCGGCACCATGCAAATCAACTGAGGAAAGCGCTTTAACAGCGCGTCAATAGTCTGTGTATCAAGATGGTCGTAATGATTATGTGAAATCAAAACCGCATCAATATCTGGCAGTTGTTCAACGTCGATAGGCGGCGGTGTTTTTCGCTCTGGCCCGTAAAAGTTCAGTGGCGAAGCTCGCTGGGAAAGCACAGGATCAATCAGGATGTTTTTACTCCCCATTTTCACCAACATCGCAGCGTGACCCAGCCACCACACGCCATCCTGTGACTGTGCAAGATCAACCGGCTGCCACCAGCGCTCAACGAGCCCGCGATACCCCCGCTCAGGCTTTAACGGTAAGCGGTTCTTTTTGCGTTCGTTTTGCCAGCGTTTTAAATCACCAGGACGATGTTCATTAGGCTCAGGATTGGTAAAACCCTCTGGCGTGTGGTGGGTTTTATTAGGATCATAATAAGGATTTTTCTTCACTCGACGCCCTCTTAGGTGACAACGTCACTTGAAATTGGCCAAAATCGCCATATTTCATTCTAGCTACCACAAACACATTTATCACCGATGTTTGACGTTAAGAATTACTTAATAACTACAGACTATTCTCGATGTCAGCTTTTGTCAGTCACGTAAAGTAGGCTAAAGGTGCTGGGGTTTTAAAAGAATTCTCTTTAGTCTCGTTTTCAAGAAACAAACGACGGGTGGATCACAAAATTAGCCCGTTAGCGAGTCATCAGGAGTTAATTACATATGAAAAATAATCAGTCATACACTCGCACTCAACGCATGCGCAGCGCTCTACAGGGGCAGATGCAATACTGGAAAATGTATCTATCGCTGAAGTCTCGCCAAATGGGGCTCAGCGGTAAAATGCGCCAGATGACGCTTATCGTATCGGCGGTAATGATGGTCGCCATGCTGATGGCAGGATTCGTGCTCTTTAACCTTGTGGTTCTGAGCGTCGCCTTAATTGGCGCAATAGTTTCACTGTTCCGCCCACGCCAGCGCCCTTTCACCACGCAGGGCCCGAGAGTGATCTAGATTGAATTGAATTTGCTTCATGTAGCGTGAAGTTATAAAAATATCTAGTAGATGAAATTTAGCGGTTTTGCATATGCATTACCGCTTTTTTTATTTTTAGGTGCCATGAATATCTAAGAATTACCCAGAACAATCCGCACTATAAAATGTTCTGGTGTTATATACCGGCTAGGGCACTTTAATGAATCTACCAGCGTAGTTCTGATGTTGGCATATATGTTATGGATTTTACATATTCCGCAAGATCATAAGATACCTGCATAGCCACTGGAATATGAAAATTATCTAGGTCATAAACTTCTGTCCAACCAAAAGCTCGTTTCATTACAATTTCAGGAGGCGCACTACGTATAGGCGCACCAAAATTTTCATGCATCCACTGTCGGGACATTTTTTCCTGTAAAGGTGATGGCAGTACGTTAGGGAATTCCCAATTTTTAACCTTGTCATTCTGAATCCTTACTGTCATTTCCTTAAGAATCCGCCCATCACGTTTGAACGATAAAAATACGCCTTCCTTCGCCATATCAAGGAACACAAAGGGTTCGCCAGAAGACGACTTAGGTTCTGTTTTATAGGGAATTATCCCAGCATCAAATATTTCGTTATAACTTTTTCCAAGACTGCGTATCAACGCTTCTACATTCACGGTCATTTGTATAATCCCATACTGTCATTCAGTTGATGCATTTTCGCCCTTACCGTTTCTATCTGAGACTCTGTAGCACCACGCTCTTTGAGCGCTGGCTTGATGGCATCCAGATTACGATCCACCGCAGCCCGCAAATCTCGCGAGTCCAGCTCAATTTGTTCAACATTATTGCGTCCACCGTAGGTTTCACTGATTTTCTGATGCACATCCTTCGGGATCACAATAGCGGCTACATCCTGTGACAGTTCCTCCAACGTAGTATCATCAAGCTTAGGATTCACTCTTCTGATATAAGCCTTAACAGCGGCCTTAGAAGGCATATGATCAGCCTCATATTTCCCCTGTCGCGATCGGCGCTTAAAGTCACTGTATAGCTCCACCTCCAAAAACTCTACCGGCGGCTTACTCAGGTAGATATAAATCGGGGGCATATCCGGCACAGGGAAAATCAGGATGTAATCCTCAAAATCCCCTTCAGTCGGCGCGGGATAGCTCTCGATATCGCTTCCGACCTTCTCCGGTATCGGCAGTACCGTTATGGACGATGGTAAGCTTGGGCTGTCTTGATGCCCGGTATTCGAAGGAATATCTAACTCTAGCTTGTCAGGGTTCCAGTAAATCGTAACCGGCTTTACCCCCTCTGTCGTAAACTCATACAGCCCAGTCTTCGTGTTGAGCTTCATCTCACGCACGGGGACTTCGGATAAACCGCTTTCCGTTGGTGTGTGATAGCCTTTCGGGGATAAACGCCCATGCCCATCATCCTCCCAACGAAAACGCACCCGTGTTGGCGCTTTGCCACCGGACTCTGCCAACTGAGCTAATCTCATTTGGTCGATGAAATCCTGCTCTCCGCTGTTAAGCGTTCGAGGCATCATACCGATAAGAGCCACCGCAATCGGCGCTCCCGCACCGGCAGCGGCAATTTCACCAAATGGAACCACGGCGCGAACAGCCCATGATCCCACCGTAATGAAACGCCCACCGGCCCACTCAAGCGCCGCCGAACCTGATGGAAACACTGTGCTAACCGCTACAGGCACGGCGACTGCCGGTGCTGCGGATGATGCTCCGCCAAAGAGCTTTTTGTACCACGGTTTTTCCGGCTCGGGAGGCGGTGATGCGGGCCGTTTCGCACTCTGCGCATGTTGCTCAGGTTCAGGCAACGGCACCGCGCGAAAATACCCCATCAGCGCAAAGTTCTCGTGCGTCTCCGGCCCCGTTCCTGCCTCGGTATTTCCTTCACCACGCTCTTGTGATTTGGCAAATACAGGCATAGAACGTTTTGCCTGCTCTTTCGCCTTATTCTCAGCCCGTTCAGCCGCATCTGCTGCTATCTTTGCGGCCTGCTTTTCTGCAGATTGCTGTGCTGGCGATAACCCTGCGCCAAGCCACTGCCCCAACGGGGCAATGATCCGGTTACTGCCAGAGGGGCAGCCGCACAGAACAATTGCACCATCTACCGCCAACACCTTACCCATGATAATAAAGCTGGGCTCGCCCTCAATGACGCGCCCACGTTTGCCGCATTTTGGGCATTCCGTCGTACTATCACCAACCCTGATAACCGCATGACCGTAGACCATATATTGGCTGGTAGGCAGTGAAGCAATCAACTTTGCTCCGGTTGTCGTTTTGTCACAGGATAATGCCTTACCCTTACCCATAATGTTCGGTCGGTAGCCCATTACCTAAGCTCCACCAGAAAATCATCGGGCATTGCCTCTCCTAAACGTTTGATAATCAGCAGGCTATCCTGAGGCGTATTGATAATTTCATCACCATTATCTAAACCGCTGCCCACCAGCGCGGCTTGAACCTGTCCAAAGCGATGCTCCTTACCCGCTCCACTTGAAATCAGTGTCGTCGTGCCATCAGGATAAATTACGCTATCGCCCACTTTTGCTAGTTGTACCGATGAGCCATTTTTCAGATTAATCAGCACCCCACTCGAGGCTATTTTGACCGTTCCACCGCCTCTGGTCTGGCTACCTTCTGCTGCAAAGCGAAAAATCCCGATGGGAGGATGAGCGCGAATATAGGCTTCCTGCTCTTGGATAATTGCCATGCTATCGTCACTTAGGGTTGATAGCGTTTCGTCGCTAAACGGCGATACATCAAGGTTTGAGAGGATTTCAGGTGTGAGCTCATTCGTGTACATCTGGGGGAGTTTATTGGTCGTCATGCAGCAATAGCCCTTATTAATGAATGGTTATAAGTTAAACATTACATTAAGAAAACTATCGGTGACTACAACGGAAGATCTGAAATTGCAGCATTTATTCAGCGATACTGGACTTATCCCAACCCAGCAATGATTAAATATTTTGCAGTGTTTGAGTTTGTACTCTGCTGTTTTGTCTCTGTAGTATTCACGCTTGAGACAGGTTCGAGCGCTACGGCCCTGCTTTTCATTAGCAATAAGCCATAGAGTCAAACGAAACATTCTGGAATAATGAAGCCGACGCAACAGGAGGTCATATGAGTTTCAATCTGGCAAATCTTCCTCAAGAAGAGATGGACAAAGTCAATGTCGACTTAGCTGCAGGCGGCGTATCTTATAAAGAGCGCTATCACATGCCGGTTATTGCGGAACTGGTTGAGCGTGAGCAGCCTGAACATTTGCGCAACTATTTTCGTGAGCGCCTGGCTTATTATCGCACCCTACGCATTGATACCCTGCCATACGAACCGCCAATGAAATAATGTCTGTCTAAGCTATTTTCCACCGGCCAAATCAAGCAAGCTGCCGGTGGAATAAGACGCCTCATCCGACAATAGCCAAACGATGGCTGCAGCAACCTCTTCTGGCTGTCCACCACGCTGCATCGGTAATGAGGCTTTTATTCGATCGACACGATTGGCCTCGCCTCCATCCGCATGCATTTCCGTATAAATAAACCCTGGCCGTACGCCGTTAACGCGGATCCCTTCCCCCGCCACCTCTACTGATAACCCTTTCGTCAGCGTATCCATCGCGCCTTTGCTGGCCGCATAATCCAGATATTCGAAGGCAGCACCACTTTTGGCTGCCGCAGAAGAAACGTTCACAATCGCTCCACCGCGCCCTCCGTGGCGTTTTGCCATCCGCTTAACCGCTTCTCGGCAACACAAAAAAGTCCCGGTCACGTTAATACGCAGAATCTGGTTAATTCTTTCTGCCGTTAAGCTTTCTATTGTGGACTGGGTTTGCAAAATCCCAGCGTTATTCACCAGCGCATCCAACCGTCCCCAATGTCGATCAATTTGGTTAAACATATCGCAAACGGCCATTTCATCCTCAATATTGGCGCAGAGCAGCAAACACTCTTGCCCCAAAGCCGCTATTTCAAGCGCCAGCGTCTGTGCGGCTGCATGGTTTTGAGAGTAATTAATGCACACGCGATAGCCACGTTTAGCGAGTAATAATGCCGTAGCCCGCCCTATACCGCGGCTGGCACCGGTCACGAGAGCAACTGGAGATGAATTCACAGCGATTCCTTGTTAAATTAATGTTCATCGCCAGTGTAGCTGAGGTTGAAACGGCTTCAAGTATGATGGGTATTATCATGGGTATAGAGGTAAACGCCATGATGTCGTAATATGTAGTAGACGGCATGTTGCTAATGAGAACGATTACCGGAGAACGAATGACGCAGAACGAACGCAATATTGCCCTAGTATGTGCGCTAAGCGAGTGGATAGAGCAGCATCTAGGCCGCGATATTTATCTGGATGAGCTGGCCCGCTACTCTGGATATTCACTGTGGCATATGCAGAAAATTTTTCGTGAAACAACCGGCATGTCCTTAGGCCGCTATATTCGCGAACGTAAGTTGTCTGGTGCAGCAAAACGTTTACGCCACACCGAAGAGTCAATTATCGATATCGCGGTGTACTACGGCTTTGCCTCGCAGTCACATTTCACCTATATGTTCCGCAAGCATTTCGACATTACGCCAACCAACTATCGGCTTCAAACCGACATTCAACTATCTACTATTCAGCCCCTGCACGTGATGTATAAACAAAGCGCCTGAACTCACTGAGAAACAGCATCATGCAAACCTCGTTACGTCACGTTCTCGGCGCTGTTTTGCGCGATCGTTTACTGCAATTTCTCCTGCTTGCTGGCGTAATATTGGCCTGTTTTACGTCTTCCCCGCTGCGCGATTATCCTCACTGGATCGATTGGCCCACCATTACCACCCTGCTCGGGCTGCTGCTGCTGACGAAAAGCGTTGAGATGAGCGGCTATTTCGATTGGCTGGGGCGAAAAATGATGGCTCGCCTCAGCAATGAACGCACCTTAGCGCTGTTTATGGTTGTGGCTTCTGCGCTGCTTTCCACATTTCTTACCAACGATGTGGCCCTTTTCATCGTGGTTCCACTCACGATAACGTTAAAAAAGCTCAGCGCCTTACCCGTGACCCGTTTAATCATCTTTGAAGCATTGGCGGTCAACGTAGGTTCTTTGCTGACGCCGATTGGCAATCCACAAAACATATTGCTGTGGAATCATAGCGGCCTGTCGTTCAGCGCCTTTATTGGACAAATGCTGCCTTTGTCTGGCGTGCTGCTGTTTCTGCTATTGCTGTTCACGCTGATGTTTTTCCCAAACAAAACCATTCGCCCTCTAGCCGATCGCCAAGACAGCTCACGCAAGCGCGGGCTATTGCTGGCCTGTGCGGTGCTCTACGTGGTGTTTCTCGTTAGCGTTGATTTAGGCTTGCCCTATCTCGGACTGTTAATCGTGCTGGTCGCCTTACTGTGTTTGTCTCCCAAAGTCATTTTGTTGGTCGATTGGGCACTTATTTTCATTTTCATGGCGATGTTTATTGATGTGAAATTACTCACTCAGTTACCGGCGCTATTACCGCTAACTGAAAACATGCAGCATCTTTCAACGTTTGGCACTTACACGATCGGCATTCTGCTCTCTCAGGTTATCAGTAACGTGCCGGCTACCATTTTGCTGCTGGGTTTTATTCCTGCCACCACCACGCTGGCCTACGCCGTGAATATTGGTGGATTTGGGTTTGCGCTGGGATCAATGGCCAACCTCATCGCCTTACGCATGGCAAATGAAAAGCGCATCTGGCTGACGTTTCATCTATTTTCTATTCCCGCTCTTATCATCTCTGCGGCGCTTGGCTGGTGGTTAATCTAAACTGATAAGCACTGCGTGATTTTTAGGCTTTATTCCATTTGGTTATTGATAATCGCAGAATGTGATTTAGCAAACCGCAGACAATGGTTTAGCTTCATCATCAATAACGGAGCGCAATTACCTGCGTTTTTTTTAAACAAATAATTTAAGTAAGACATTGGGATACCTATGAAAAAAATGACCTTGGCTC
This is a stretch of genomic DNA from Hafnia alvei. It encodes these proteins:
- the sohB gene encoding protease SohB — protein: MEWLSLYGLFLAKVMTFVIAIGALIVLFVSLRHKKGASRGELQLTDLGEQYRDMQRSMQEARMDDSALKAWYKQQKKQDKEKAKQRKTEVKQGIAAKEKPCLYVLDFKGSMDAHEVSSLREEISAVLAAAKQGDEVLLRLESPGGVVHGYGLAASQLQRLRQAGVRLTVAVDKVAASGGYMMACVADRIVAAPFAIIGSIGVVAQIPNFNRWLKKNDIDVELHTAGEFKRTLTLLGENTEQGREKFREELNETHELFKEFVSQQRPSLDIDSVATGEHWYGIQAKDKGLVDSVGTSDDLLIAEMENHDVIGVRYTRRKRMMDRFTNSAANSADRLMLRWWQRSQRYDI
- a CDS encoding YciK family oxidoreductase, with product MHYQPQPELLQNRIILVTGAGDGIGREAALTYARHGAQLILLGRTLSKLQTVQEQIRQLGLSPAAIVEFDLLTAKPADYQRLGAELASAYPYLDGVLNNAGLLGTINPLAEQDYQEFCDVMQVNVNASLLLSQALLPLLLKAPAASLIFTSSSVGKTGRAGWGSYAISKFATEGMMQVLADEYKNSNLRVNCINPGGTRTGMRASAFPDEDPQKLKTPADIMPLYLYLMGDDSRRKTGLSFDAQPGRKAGPAE
- the cobO gene encoding cob(I)yrinic acid a,c-diamide adenosyltransferase; translated protein: MSEERHQQRQQRIKEKVDARIAAAQETRGIVMIFTGNGKGKSTAAFGTVARAVGHGHRAGVIQFIKGTWENGERNLLEPHGVEFQVMATGFTWETQNKETDTAAALAVWEHGKRMLNDESLDLVVMDELTYMVSYGYIELEEVLAALKQRPAHQSVIITGRGCHRELEELADTVSEVRPVKHAFEAGIKAQKGIDW
- a CDS encoding adenosylcobalamin/alpha-ribazole phosphatase, whose protein sequence is MELYLVRHGQTQANLDGVYCGSSDLPLTALGEQQADAVAAQLTEISFDVVYTSGLQRTHQTAQRILGADAEFVQHTGLDEMAFGEWELRHHKELQQQDAEHYAAWCADWQRTVPPGGEGFRDFSARVRLALADIQQKHAGQRVLIVAHQGVISIICTQLLKLEDRAMWHFRIEQGAHSRIDYRDGFSVIHCLNNSGKVLA
- the cobS gene encoding adenosylcobinamide-GDP ribazoletransferase, with translation MKLFLATLQFMTRIPVPARWTDNLDMNDYAKGVVYFPFVGLIVGLLSALAFAVILPVYGPLLAAVAALLATTLVTGAFHLDGLADTCDGIFSARPRERILEIMRDSRIGSNGALALIFVILARVAIIYQLTQTGHNVYTLLVAAPALSRALLPVLMYQQKYARENGMGNLYIGKIGGQHYVIALIIGLLMTLGFASWHGGLAAIITYLFALLYRGFINKRIGGQTGDTIGAGNELFGLIFLFAVI
- the rluB gene encoding 23S rRNA pseudouridine(2605) synthase RluB, with protein sequence MSEKLQKVLANAGHGSRREIEAMIKEGRVSVDGKLATLGDRVEVTPAMKIRVDGRVVSIRESTESVCRVLAYYKPEGELCTRRDPEGRPTVFDRLPKLRGSRWIAVGRLDINTSGLLLFTTDGELANRLMHPSREVEREYAVRVFGQVDDEKIRQLSRGVQLEDGPASFKTISFQGGEGINQWYNVTLTEGRNREVRRLWEAVGVQVSRLIRVRYGDLPLPKGLPRGGWAELPLNDINYLRELVELNAETVSKLPVERERRRMKANQIRRAVKRHGQGGSAAAAAPNRRSGSANKGTSSTRGATANKAATSKGNKRG
- a CDS encoding MBL fold metallo-hydrolase; amino-acid sequence: MKKNPYYDPNKTHHTPEGFTNPEPNEHRPGDLKRWQNERKKNRLPLKPERGYRGLVERWWQPVDLAQSQDGVWWLGHAAMLVKMGSKNILIDPVLSQRASPLNFYGPERKTPPPIDVEQLPDIDAVLISHNHYDHLDTQTIDALLKRFPQLICMVPLGLKRWFIRCGAIYIHELDWWEQRAVGDVMIHFVPARHWSMRTPWDRNRSLWGGWVLSHLTDSFYFSGDSGYAPRLKEIGERLGPISLAALPLGAYEPRWFMHSQHMDPADSVRLFRELGCQRAFGMHWGVFELADEALDEPPARLREEIRRQGVDVNRYTAEKIGAFIPFPRG
- a CDS encoding DUF6392 family protein; this encodes MTVNVEALIRSLGKSYNEIFDAGIIPYKTEPKSSSGEPFVFLDMAKEGVFLSFKRDGRILKEMTVRIQNDKVKNWEFPNVLPSPLQEKMSRQWMHENFGAPIRSAPPEIVMKRAFGWTEVYDLDNFHIPVAMQVSYDLAEYVKSITYMPTSELRW